The Methanococcus voltae PS genome segment CCACGTACAATTAAGCAGTTGCTGTGGATGCTTAGTATCTCTTACCGACACCTACGAGAAGTTATTGGATGTATTAGGAGCTATTGACTTAGTATATTCACAAACTTTAGCAGATGTTAGGGAAGTACCTGACGATGTAGATATCATCTTATTAGAAGGTAGCGTATGCTTAAGCGACCATCACGCATTAGAAACTGCACTCGCTTGTAGAGAAAAAGCTAAAATACTTGTGGCATTAGGCGCATGTGCTGCAAGTGGAAACATTACAAGATTTTCAAGAGGAGGACAAATGTCAAAACCAGTACATGACGCATTTGCTCCGTTAACTGAAGTTGTAAAATGTGACCTCGCAATACCAGGATGTCCACCATCCCCTGAGTCAATAGTGGCTGTTATAACCGCTGCACTCGAAGGAGATATGGATTACTTAGAACCATACGCGGAACTCGCTAAATATGGTAGTGAAGCTTGCGGATGCGATTTAATCGTTAAAGTAATTAACAAATCATTATGTATGGGATGTGGAGCTTGTGCAGCAGCTTGCCCAACAAGAGCTGTAACAATGGAGTGCGGAAGGCCTGCAATTGACAAAGAAATTTGTATAAAATGCGGTGCTTGTAGCGTACAGTGTCCAAGAATAAGATTCCCTGAATTAATTGAAAAAATAGAGTAATTAACAAAATAATTGCTAAATTTTTCCTAATTAATAATTATTTCAATTATGTAGATAGAATACAAAATTAAAAAATAAAATAAGTTGAAATACTATAAAACAGAGGTGATTGGATGGACCCATTCGGCTCATACAAGTTTGCTATATCCGCAAGAGCTACTAATAACCAAATCCGTAAAAAATCACAAGACGGTGGTATTGTATCAGCAGCTTACATACACGGTTTAGAAAGTGGATTACTTGATGGGGTAATTGTTGCAGATAAAGGTGAGGATTTCTGCGCAATACCTAAGGTTGCTACAACTGTTGACGAAGTTTTAAGTGCAGCAGGTACAAAATATACAACTTCACCAAACTTATCAGTATTAAAAAGTGCTGTAAGAGAATACGGTTGCGATAAGGTGGGATTCGTAGGTACTCCTTGTCAGGTGCAATCAATCAGAAAAATGTTAAAGTACCCTGTAGGTTACAGACACGTACCTGACAAAATTGCTTTAATAATGGGTATCTTCTGTATGGAGAACTTCCCATACAACGGTTTAAAAACCATAATTGAAGAACACTGCGGAATCAAAATGGAAGATGTCGCAAAAACCGATATCGGAAAAGGTAAATTCTGGGTATACTCAAAATGGGGCGATGTAAAAACTATCAAGTTAAAAGACACGCACCCATACGAGCAACACTCATGCCACGTATGTATGGACTACACCGCAGAACTTGCAGATATCTCAACAGGTTCAGTTGGTAGCCCAGACGGTTGGAGCACCATATTCATAAGAACCGCAAAAGGTGAAGCATTCTATAAAGCTATGGAAGAAGCTGGCGTTA includes the following:
- the frhG gene encoding coenzyme F420 hydrogenase subunit gamma, whose amino-acid sequence is MVKVAHVQLSSCCGCLVSLTDTYEKLLDVLGAIDLVYSQTLADVREVPDDVDIILLEGSVCLSDHHALETALACREKAKILVALGACAASGNITRFSRGGQMSKPVHDAFAPLTEVVKCDLAIPGCPPSPESIVAVITAALEGDMDYLEPYAELAKYGSEACGCDLIVKVINKSLCMGCGACAAACPTRAVTMECGRPAIDKEICIKCGACSVQCPRIRFPELIEKIE
- the frhB gene encoding coenzyme F420 hydrogenase subunit beta, whose amino-acid sequence is MDPFGSYKFAISARATNNQIRKKSQDGGIVSAAYIHGLESGLLDGVIVADKGEDFCAIPKVATTVDEVLSAAGTKYTTSPNLSVLKSAVREYGCDKVGFVGTPCQVQSIRKMLKYPVGYRHVPDKIALIMGIFCMENFPYNGLKTIIEEHCGIKMEDVAKTDIGKGKFWVYSKWGDVKTIKLKDTHPYEQHSCHVCMDYTAELADISTGSVGSPDGWSTIFIRTAKGEAFYKAMEEAGVIEIKNIDDVKPGLGLVEKLANSKKDNNGKERAHRKEIGLPLPY